One segment of Theobroma cacao cultivar B97-61/B2 chromosome 9, Criollo_cocoa_genome_V2, whole genome shotgun sequence DNA contains the following:
- the LOC18590885 gene encoding ubiquitin-like protein 5, with the protein MIEVVFNDRLGKKVRVKCNEDDTIGDLKKLVAAQTGTRPEKIRIQKWYTIYKDHITLKDYEIHDGMGLELYYN; encoded by the coding sequence atgattgAGGTGGTGTTCAACGACAGGCTGGGGAAGAAGGTGCGGGTGAAGTGCAACGAGGACGACACCATCGGCGACCTTAAGAAGCTGGTGGCAGCCCAGACCGGAACCAGACCTGAGAAGATCAGAATCCAGAAATGGTACACCATCTATAAAGACCACATCACCCTCAAAGACTACGAGATTCACGATGGCATGGGCCTCGAGCTCTACTACAACTGA
- the LOC18590886 gene encoding auxin response factor 10, translating into MKEPEKSLDPQLWHACAGSMVQIPPVNSKVFYFPQGHAEHSLSSVDFSSSPQIPAFVICRVASVKFLADTETDEVYAKIMLIPLSNSELDLEEDAVLGGGSNGSDNVEKPASFAKTLTQSDANNGGGFSVPRYCAETIFPRLDYTADPPVQTVIAKDVHGEIWKFRHIYRGTPRRHLLTTGWSTFVNQKKLVAGDSIVFLRAENGDLCVGIRRAKRGIGNGPESGTPGWNSGLGNGNCVGPYGGFSAFLREDESKIMRNGNLGCGGNLRGKGKVRPEAVLEAVALAAGGQPFEVIYYPRASTPEFCVKASGVKAAMRIHWCSGMRFKMAFETEDSSRISWFMGTVSSVQVADPIRWPNSPWRLLQVTWDEPDLLQNVKRVSPWLVELVSNMPAIHLSPFSPPRKKLRLPQHLDLPLDGQFLMPSFSGNPLGPSSPLHCLSDNAPAGIQGARHAQFGLSLSDLHLNNKLQSGLFLSSFQRFDPHSRISNGIMMARRTNSNDNLSCLLTMGSSSQKEKSDNAKRHQFLLFGQPILTEQQLSRSCSSEAVSQVINGKSSVDGNADKTKDASDGSGSALENQFSPEKSSRARFLWHPDYRTTEPGLDTGHCKVFLESEDVGRTLDLSVLSSYEELYRRLANMFGIERSEMLGHVLYRDATGAVKQTGDVPFSAFIKTAKRLTIRMDSGNDTVGRSWLTGIRTAENGLDGPNKTGPLSIFA; encoded by the exons ATGAAGGAGCCAGAAAAGAGCTTGGATCCACAGCTATGGCATGCTTGTGCTGGATCCATGGTTCAAATCCCACCAGTGAACTCCAAAGTCTTCTACTTTCCTCAAGGCCATGCTGAGCACTCTCTCTCCTCGGTGGATTTCTCGTCTTCTCCTCAAATACCGGCTTTTGTTATCTGCCGGGTGGCTTCTGTCAAATTCTTGGCTGATACTGAAACTGATGAAGTTTATGCCAAGATCATGCTTATACCATTGTCAAACAGTGAGCTTGATCTTGAGGAGGATGCCGTTTTAGGTGGTGGCTCTAATGGGTCTGATAATGTCGAAAAGCCTGCTTCTTTTGCTAAGACATTGACTCAGTCTGATGCAAACAATGGGGGTGGTTTTTCTGTTCCAAGATATTGTGCTGAAACCATTTTTCCAAGATTGGATTACACTGCGGATCCTCCTGTTCAAACTGTTATAGCCAAGGATGTTCATGGTGAGATTTGGAAGTTTAGGCATATCTATAGGGGGACTCCTAGGAGACATCTGTTGACTACCGGCTGGAGTACTTTTGTAAACCAGAAAAAACTTGTTGCTGGGGACTCAATTGTGTTCTTGAGAGCCGAAAATGGTGATCTTTGTGTTGGTATTAGGCGAGCAAAGCGTGGGATTGGAAATGGACCTGAGTCTGGTACTCCAGGTTGGAATTCGGGTCTTGGAAATGGAAATTGTGTTGGTCCTTATGGAGGGTTTTCAGCTTTCCTGAGGGAGGACGAGAGTAAGATAATGCGAAATGGAAATTTGGGTTGTGGTGGGAATTTGAGAGGAAAGGGAAAAGTGAGGCCAGAGGCTGTCTTGGAGGCTGTGGCGCTTGCTGCTGGTGGCCAGCCATTTGAGGTTATTTATTACCCTAGAGCAAGCACACCGGAGTTTTGTGTCAAGGCATCTGGAGTAAAGGCGGCAATGAGGATTCATTGGTGTTCCGGGATGAGGTTCAAGATGGCTTTTGAGACTGAGGATTCTTCTAGGATCAGCTGGTTCATGGGGACTGTATCTTCTGTTCAAGTTGCTGATCCCATCCGATGGCCTAATTCGCCATGGCGGCTTCTCCAG GTGACATGGGATGAACCAGATTTGCTGCAAAATGTTAAGCGTGTGAGTCCCTGGTTGGTTGAATTGGTATCTAACATGCCTGCCATCCACCTGTCACCCTTCTCCCCACCGAGAAAGAAGTTGCGGCTCCCCCAACACCTTGACTTGCCCCTTGACGGACAATTTCTGATGCCATCGTTTTCAGGCAATCCCCTTGGGCCAAGCAGCCCTTTACATTGTTTATCTGATAATGCTCCTGCAGGCATACAGGGAGCCAGGCATGCTCAATTTGGATTATCTTTATCAGATCTCCATCTTAATAATAAACTGCAGTCAGGACTGTTTCTGTCCAGTTTCCAGCGGTTTGATCCACACTCTAGAATTTCTAATGGCATCATGATGGCAAGGCGCACAAACAGCAATGATAATCTATCTTGCTTGCTAACGATGGGGAGTTCTAGTCAGAAGGAGAAATCTGATAACGCAAAAAGACACCAGTTTTTACTCTTTGGTCAGCCAATACTTACTGAGCAGCAGCTCTCTCGAAGCTGTTCAAGTGAAGCTGTCTCTCAAGTTATTAACGGAAAGAGTTCAGTAGATGGTAATGCAGACAAAACCAAAGATGCTTCTGATGGTTCGGGTTCTGCTCTTGAGAATCAATTTTCTCCAGAGAAGTCATCTCGTGCTCGATTTTTGTGGCACCCGGACTATCGAACCACAGAACCTGGCCTGGATACTGGTCATTGCAAGGTATTCTTGGAGTCAGAGGATGTGGGACGAACTCTTGACCTGTCAGTTCTTAGTTCTTATGAAGAGCTATATAGAAGGTTGGCCAACATGTTTGGAATAGAAAGATCAGAGATGTTGGGCCATGTGCTGTATCGAGATGCAACAGGTGCCGTCAAGCAAACTGGAGATGTACCATTCAG TGCTTTTATAAAGACAGCCAAAAGATTGACAATAAGGATGGATTCAGGCAATGATACTGTTGGAAG GTCATGGCTTACTGGGATTCGAACTGCTGAAAATGGACTAGATGGGCCAAACAAGACAGGTCCCTTGAGCATATTTGCATGA